A window of the Henckelia pumila isolate YLH828 chromosome 3, ASM3356847v2, whole genome shotgun sequence genome harbors these coding sequences:
- the LOC140890628 gene encoding probable glycosyltransferase At3g07620, with protein sequence MDSSIKISTLLQIERRRWLFLVGLVALTHLFCQSLMLPYGNALLSLFPDAKNDEVVKDSESSKQSSVKGIVNDHKEVDTRKLYKESQLVPKGGTSNSYKVGGDIENEKVPVEKDQEMKIKLALDDADMDNDFDFVEDETLDDENIDTEEFMTQNDTLLQIGPGESRHNLSLARVKKGSLGNMMVDADTKTIEETTSNGGPTNISLVLVTPAAVLLNSSIVSKNMGFDARKANGSALDESSDRTEKVLISKPVKKKMRCDMPPKTVTTLDEMQSILLRNRARSRASKPRWSSERDQEILAAKIGIENAPAYKNDQGLYAPLFRNISMFRRSYELMERVLKVYVYKEGEKPIFHQPILKGLYASEGWFMKLMEGNKNFAVKDPRKAHLFYMPFSTRMLEHSLYVRNSHNRTNLRQYLRNYSEKIAAKYRFWNRTGGSDHFLVACHDWAPYETRHHMEHCIKALCNADVTTGFKIGRDVSLPETYVRSARNPLRDLGGKPPSQRTFLAFYAGNMHGYLRPILLEYWKDKESDMKIFGPMPPGVESKMNYIQHMKSSKYCICPKGYEVNSPRVVEAIFYECVPVIISDNFVPPFFEVLNWDAFSVILAEKDIPNLRNILVSIPEKRFLELQLGVRKVQQHFLWHPKPLKYDLFHMTLHSIWYNRVFQMKLR encoded by the exons ATGGATAGTTCCATTAAAATCTCAACACTACTTCAAATTGAGAGGAGGAGATGGCTTTTCTTGGTGGGTTTGGTGGCTTTAACTCATTTATTTTGTCAGTCTTTGATGCTACCATATGGGAATGCTCTCCTTTCGCTGTTTCCGGATGCTAAGAATGATGAAGTTGTTAAGGATAGTGAATCATCTAAGCAATCTTCTGTTAAGGGGATTGTGAATGACCATAAAGAGGTTGACACCCGGAAGTTGTATAAAGAATCTCAGTTGGTGCCAAAAGGGGGAACAAGTAACAGTTATAAGGTGGGTGGAGAtattgagaatgagaaagtgcCGGTGGAAAAAGACCAGGAAATGAAGATAAAACTTGCTTTAGATGATGCAGACATGGataatgattttgattttgtagAGGATGAAACTTTAGATGATGAAAATATAGACACCGAAGAGTTCATGACGCAGAATGATACACTTCTACAAATAGGGCCAGGTGAATCTAGGCATAACTTATCTCTTGCTCGGGTTAAGAAAGGAAGTTTAGGGAATATGATGGTTGATGCTGATACAAAAACGATAGAAGAAACAACTTCAAATGGTGGTCCTACAAATATATCACTTGTATTAGTCACACCAGCTGCAGTTTTGTTGAATAGTTCCATAGTTTCAAAGAATATGGGATTTGACGCAAGGAAAGCCAATGGTTCTGCCCTTGATGAATCATCTGATAGAACTGAGAAAGTATTGATAAGTAAGCCTGTTAAGAAGAAGATGAGGTGTGATATGCCACCTAAAACAGTGACAACACTAGATGAGATGCAAAGCATACTACTTCGCAACCGTGCCCGTTCACGGGCCAGT AAACCAAGATGGTCTTCTGAGCGTGACCAGGAAATTTTGGCAGCAAAGATAGGAATTGAAAATGCACCAGCTTACAAGAATGATCAGGGACTTTATGCTCCTCTATTTCGAAACATTTCTATGTTTAGAAG GAGCTATGAACTCATGGAACGTGTACTCAAAGTATATGTGTACAAGGAAGGTGAAAAACCAATCTTTCATCAACCTATACTTAAGGGGTTGTACGCGTCTGAGGGATGGTTCATGAAACTGATGGAAGGAAATAAGAATTTTGCAGTGAAAGATCCAAGAAAAGCTCATCTTTTCTATATGCCATTCAGTACACGAATGCTAGAACACTCACTTTACGTGCGAAATTCCCATAACCGAACAAATCTTCGTCAATACTTGAGGAATTATTCTGAAAAAATTGCTGCAAAATACCGTTTTTGGAACAGAACTGGTGGATCAGACCATTTTCTTGTTGCCTGCCATGACTGG GCTCCGTATGAGACAAGGCACCACATGGAACACTGCATTAAAGCCCTATGTAATGCAGATGTGACAACAGGCTTCAAAATAGGAAGGGATGTCTCTCTTCCAGAAACATATGTCCGTTCAGCCAGAAATCCACTTCGAGATCTTGGAGGAAAGCCACCATCTCAGAGGACCTTTCTTGCCTTCTACGCTGGAAATATGCACGGGTATCTCCGTCCTATCTTGCTTGAGTACTGGAAAGATAAGGAGTCTGACATGAAAATATTCGGTCCAATGCCACCAGGTGTGGAGAGCAAAATGAATTATATACAGCATATGAAAAGCAGCAAATACTGCATTTGCCCGAAAGGTTATGAAGTCAACAGCCCAAGAGTGGTTGAAGCCATCTTCTACGAGTGTGTCCCTGTCATCATATCGGATAATTTTGTCCCGCCTTTCTTTGAAGTTTTGAATTGGGATGCATTTTCAGTCATTCTCGCAGAGAAAGATATCCCGAATTTGAGAAACATACTAGTTTCCATACCGGAAAAGAGATTTCTTGAGTTGCAACTTGGTGTCCGGAAAGTTCAACAACATTTTCTGTGGCACCCGAAGCCTTTGAAATATGATTTATTCCACATGACCCTCCATTCAATCTGGTATAATCGAGTTTTTCAAATGAAATTGAGATAA